A single genomic interval of Drosophila virilis strain 15010-1051.87 chromosome 2, Dvir_AGI_RSII-ME, whole genome shotgun sequence harbors:
- the LOC6632651 gene encoding uncharacterized protein yields the protein MWQLAFGLLSVASGIVVERNMFAYYKLPLRLLHANESTSGLYYVLQCPPKLDEGIPKPRDMPTCSVVDQYRHKTRPKSRKLQPARTKLQPLPPTTVKRSRWGWRQRRSKRHNQDQDETTALQHLGKPHRRQTLLKLSADYRNFRRGNSSKGYQHMYHRDESYNDHIFYDELQLDGKFHKQGQGKIAN from the coding sequence ATGTGGCAGTTGGCATTCGGACTGCTGAGTGTCGCATCCGGCATTGTTGTGGAGCGCAACATGTTCGCCTACTATAAACTGCCGTTACGCCTGCTCCACGCTAACGAGTCCACTTCCGGTCTGTACTATGTGCTGCAGTGCCCGCCCAAGCTGGACGAGGGCATACCCAAACCCAGAGACATGCCCACCTGCAGTGTGGTGGATCAGTACAGGCACAAGACCAGACCCAAATCCAGGAAGTTGCAGCCTGCTCGCACCAAGCTCCAGCCGCTGCCCCCAACAACAGTTAAACGATCGCGCTGGGGTTGGCGGCAACGTCGCAGCAAGCGACATAACCAGGACCAGGATGAGACAACAGCCCTGCAGCATCTCGGCAAGCCGCATCGACGGCAAACGCTGCTCAAGCTGTCCGCCGATTATCGGAATTTCAGGCGCGGCAACAGCTCCAAGGGCTACCAGCACATGTATCACCGGGATGAGAGCTACAACGATCACATCTTCTACGATGAGCTTCAATTGGATGGCAAATTCCACAAGCAGGGCCAAGGGAAGATTGCGAACTGA